The proteins below come from a single Tachypleus tridentatus isolate NWPU-2018 chromosome 13, ASM421037v1, whole genome shotgun sequence genomic window:
- the LOC143238117 gene encoding adult-specific rigid cuticular protein 15.7-like translates to MIVKIATFFALLVVVRGGLYHGLAGGSSISSRRQDDFGNYAFNYDIVDPLGATNGRWEAGDGYGNKRGAYSLTDIDGRARRVEYVADGAGFRAVVKTNEPGTAASAPAAAVVASSQPGVVTHGPAVVKAHVTAASAYAYGNPVHVAGIYRAPVYGAGFLKYH, encoded by the exons ATGATCGTTAAG ATTGCCACCTTTTTCGCCTTGCTAGTTGTCGTCCGTGGTGGTCTGTACCATGGTTTAGCAGGCGGTTCTAGTATCAGTTCTCGCCGCCAGGAT gaCTTTGGCAACTACGCCTTCAACTACGACATTGTTGACCCACTCGGGGCCACCAATGGCCGTTGGGAGGCTGGAGACGGATACGGAAACAAACGTGGAGCCTACAGTCTGACTGACATCGACGGTCGTGCCCGCAGAGTTGAGTACGTTGCTGATGGTGCTGGTTTCCGTGCTGTGGTCAAGACCAACGAACCAGGAACCGCCGCTAGTGCTCCAGCTGCAGCCGTTGTGGCCTCCAGCCAACCAGGTGTTGTCACTCACGGACCTGCTGTAGTGAAGGCTCATGTTACTGCTGCCTCTGCCTATGCATATGGAAACCCTGTTCACGTCGCTGGTATCTATAGGGCTCCTGTGTATGGAGCTGGATTCTTGAAGTATCATTAA